Proteins from a genomic interval of Neoarius graeffei isolate fNeoGra1 chromosome 24, fNeoGra1.pri, whole genome shotgun sequence:
- the LOC132872930 gene encoding vesicle-associated membrane protein 1-like isoform X2, which produces MKKGESQLQQVQENVEEVQIIMNDNVTRVREREAELEELVDRAETLLMKGKQFEKTKRKVAEKNTCLRFKKWQRIMIILGAVVLVIIIIISCVLLWPR; this is translated from the exons aaaaAAGGAGAAAGCCAGCTGCAGCAGGTTCAGGAGAATGTGGAGGAGGTTCAGATCATCATGAATGACAATGTCACCAGGGTCAGAGAGCGCGAGGCCGAACTAGAGGAACTGGTCGACAGAGCTGAAACACTGCTGATGAAA GGCAAACAGTTTGAAAAGACAAAGAGGAAAGTGGCGGAAAAGAACACATGTCTGCGATTTAAGAAATGGCAGAGGATCATGATCATTCTCGGAGCAGTTGTTctggtcatcatcatcatcattagttGTGTGTTATTGTGGCCACGGTAA